gtggaattagcaagcatttgaaggaaaaaactctattttggactaaaaaaacggcacttaaataattataacaatcgtttaaattaatctatcgaaagtcccctacgctcttctcttaagaaggttattatacagacgtagtgaaaaacctgataaaaaatatttaaaattgtttgagttatgctgcgtgccaatttcagaaaacgtgttttgagaaaaacgcgtttaaagtttggaaatttggagaagtcgttaggtagcagtcactaacgcttggttaaaagcttaaaatatttatgaaataaacttcggtaacgtataaaactttttgttctgtattttaaaaggttcaaagaattttttaagcttataaaaaaaaaatcaattttttgaaatttctacagtggtgctaccccttaaggggacccggtggtctagaaatttcgatatttcttcttatctttttaaatcttaagaatatactgtcaaatttccATGCGGAGATTCCCTATATTTAAGCTTTTACATCCCAtaaactaggtagagagcggtccgcgtggTCTTGTAGCACAAactttaagggggaacaccgctgtgaacgcgtgaaaattaagtgattttcatgaattttttattttataagtagggatgaTTTTTTGTGAatcggacaaattataatttatttaacatatattcacctatactgaaacaaatttttataaaaaatattaaaaattacaattgttattaatattaatgcaatgacgtcataaaaaactgatgcaccctggtggccacgatacagcggtgaaaaatcatctgaaagcaaaaaaccaaaaaaattcttaatctatacatcaatggctatcgtcgtacgtggcggttttgatattaatttttttttttgttgagaaaatggtgcaagtttgaaaaatgagttcgTGTTTTtacccgttttttttttgtaagttcatttcaattttctgaaaaaacaaCGTGCTTTTTAGAGTGTCgaatccaaatttttttaaaattttagtactgggacatagctacagtcatactcattaataatttttcttggtttttgtgtttcagataaataaagggtgattttttagctattatctttttaaacagttggtttaaacagctgacgcacgtttagtgttttgtttcactgtcaaacatcttcagtttggtctataatttaaccatgaatcgtcttacaaacgaacaacgcttgcaaatcattgaattttattataaaacgcgtgttctgttaagaaagtttaagttggccgaagatccacttttttatcgaaaaattttgttctgcgacgaagctcatttttggatcaatgggtacgtaaataagcagaattgtcgattttggactgaagatcagccagaataattgcaagagctaccaatgtattctgaaaaggtcacagttaggtgcggtttatgggctggaggtatcattggaccgtacttcttcaaagatgctgcgaatcgtaacgtaactgtgaatggtgagcgctaccgtgaaatgatatccaactttttttgctcaaaatgcaagagcttgacttgcatgacatgtggtttcaacaagacggtgccacatgccacacagcacgcgtaacaatggacttgttgagaggcgagttcgatgaacattttatttcacgttcgggatctGCCAATTGGCCAcctagatcgtgcgatataacgcctttagattattttttgtggggctatgttaaaggtcatgtctattcagacaagcctgcttcaattttggaatttcgcattggaacattaaagcatttatatgtgagataccggccgaaacattggaaagagtatgccaaaattggaaaaAGCGGAGGGACCATTTGAAGAGCactcgcggtcaacatttgcatgaaataatcttcaaacattaaattatatagactgtactatcgatttaaataaaaatttcttgcagttttctgaattttacgtgttttttttttaaactttcttatggacaacaccgtccaggttcaatttttcgggagggccaacatcagcgccattttttaaattattaaaattagaaaaaaaaaatttatttaagtttattattatatttatttaaatttattattatatattatttatttattcatttataaataaaaggcctaatacatttaaatatcgatcttcattttttattgtacataaaaaaaattcctgaaaatacccaaaattttcgaGTTCTAGACTATTGGGACGCTTTAAGTCCCATACGCATACGAAATCACTtgtcaaactttatacaacCTTTCATTATTGAATCAAGACtgaagcctacaaataaaccaacttTTAGAAGAATTGACGCCAATCTCCAAAATATTCCGATCATTTGACACGGATTCGCTCAATTGTTCAAGGCTTCAGAACCTTTTCTAGGCACGACGGAATGCACACTACAAGTCCATCTACCCTTAtagataaattaattttgttcctTTACAAACTTCCATTAgatattttataacatttagCACACTTGTCggtactttattatactaattttcaaaaaacaacaacaaatttcaaaGGCGTTTGTGGCATGCCACACAAAACGCAAGCAACTCGACAAATCAATAGGTTTTACATTTCAACCGATTTACAATATCACAAATGACATACTCTCCGGTATCAGTACCACCAAACTCTTTTGTTTTGATATCACGACAAGTCATTGTGTTCATTAATTCCTCATAGAGACCATTAGCGCAATCCGTTTCGCCCAAGTACCTCAACAAATCGATGCTAGAGCGCACAATTCCATAAGGACTGAGTATCAGCGAATCGGTGATGGAGAGTCGTGTCTGCAATGGTTTAAAGACGGCGTGATGATCGCCACGTTCAGTCGAACTAAACAGACTCGCGCCACCGCAAACTGCACTAGCAATGGACGCAACAAAGGTGCCATACCGATCGGAGGTGCAAATTACATCGAAGCAGCGGGGTTTCATCACTATATTACGCACCAAATCATGTATGGGCATTAACTCGAATTCGAATTGTGGCTTGAGTTGTTCATACATTTTCAAGGCAGTCCTATTGTACATGCCATCGCTGAGAGGGAACTCCCCCGCCTGATGACCAAAAGTTACCTTTTGATGACAATTTTCCATAGCATAAtgaaatacgaaattaaaataGCGCTCTATGTACTTCTTCTGCGTTATTTTCAATGTTTCCACCATGCCTGGCACCGGACCATATTCCAATTTCGAGAAATTTTCAGCATTATTTTGCATTATCACCGTAATATTCACATTTGGATGCCTGCATCTGTAGCCTTCAATGGAGTTCACCTGTATGATGCCcacatataaatccaagtcaaTGTTGAGCAGTAGTTGTTTGTGTTTCTCATCGGGATCATGTTGTAAATCGATAAAAAGCGCGTGACGGTTGCGTCGCACTGACTGCAAGTATTCATTCGGGTAAGTAGTCTGATCGGGTCCTATGGAAATCCTTTCGAACGCCACTGGCACTTTGGCTACCTCGAAGAGATGTCTGATGAAATTTGCTCCCTGCTGGCCGATGATTGAGGAGCCAGTGAGTAAAGTAACCAGATATTCGCCTCCATATTTCGAGGGTGgcaataattttacatattttgggGGAAAACTTTCCTTTTGATAGTCGTGACCTTGTACTTCGATGTTCGCGGTGGAGTAGCAGTTTATGCGTTTCAATAAATTCGCTGGACATTTCCTGAGAAATTGCATTATTAGCTCGAAGTGctgaattatattttatgaattacaaataaaaaaatagtgattttatattataaattgtgtttgttttttaatttctaaaatgcgcacaaaatttttgattgagttttgtttatttcttttcaattgACAATAATTAAGCAGGTGTCTGCCGTTTTTCTTTTTGCCACTTTTCTCTATGGCCATAGTCGTTTCGAAATTCTATTAAATTATCCCACTGTTgataccaaggcgaatctaagtccatattaaaggtggtatccaTGGTGAGAAGATTTTGAAAGGTGTACTActtaacagaccgttattcggctctgatcGAATTTGACggatatgccgacgtcattcgtttcGTGTTTGgagcggcgttagtgcgaaaacgattattgggccgtttttcttcgaaaatgaatatggtcaagctgttaccgtcaatcaggagcgttatcccgatgtgataaccacttttgtgatgccaattattcgtcgaaagcggatgaggcagttctggtttcaacaagacggggccccaccacacacagctcgcacaaaatcgattttttgaagagattgtttcctcgtcgtttaatgtcgaaaaatggcgattttgactggccaccgcgttcgcccgatttaacgccacctgacttctacTAGTGgatatatttaaaatcaaaggtttatacatattaataagccaaagaccatagaagagctcaagaacaacatccgtgaggaaataacCGCTAtcccagccgaaatgttagctaaaactatggaaaatgctgcaaaacgggcacaatacgccgtataggctcaaggcggccatttgagagatatcatattcaaaaagtgatgtcaagaaatctacttgaaccaaataaaatgattattatcgtcgacataaaaaaattgtgcttttctttaattaaaaaaaaaacacatgtgtccgtcgaatatgggcaacccagtacttTTGAGTCACCAACAGGCTGAAAAGCTCCGGAAGTAACGACCAGCTGCCTCAAATgaaggacagctacctgtgcgcatcaccataccataactttgtatctactGGGAaattttacaatcgacttccacggaaatacgcctaaaactataaagaataataatctgtaaaaaaatcgattttttgaaaattctggacgtatgtaatcACTTAATAATGTAAATGTGTTCCAGAtactcttttaaatatttttacttgaatACACAGTGAATCAAAATCGACTTGTTccgattttctatttttcaatttaattggtCCAAATATTGATCCTCAAGGCAGTTATTCAAATTATTCACACTTTGCtcacaaacaaatatattttaacttcTCGCCACCAACCATTTTCATCATTGTAATGCCATTAGGATTAAGATGCCATTCAAGTGCaaacaaaaaggaaagaaaagcaTGTCGGCAGAATTCGTATAACTAGAAAacagaataaatgaaaaaatgaaaaaatgcagACTTTCACATCCTTACTCCTTCTACGGCAATCTTTGGCATTGAGCGCCAAACTGCGGCAGCAAAGCAGCATTAGAGCAGCGGAACAATTCAATTCGGCATCTCAGCGTCTCAGCATCTCTAAGCGGATTGAGATGGTTTGTTAAGCGCGGGTATTTAAACCATATTACACAGTTACACTGGCGTTTACATTTTCTGCGCAAAATTGCATTGTTGATGGCGCTACTGATTGCTGATCTGCTTTACTTTTTTGCTAGTCGAGATTTTGTCAGTTAGAAGGATTTTGCATTTAACATTCTGCATTTGCATTGAAATTCATTCTACGtgcgtaacattttttttttattccgaatgttaaattttttattattatttttcgttgGTATTTTATAagttatattgcatttttttatcgtATTAATTTAAAGGGTGGATTAGAAAATCACAACGATTCTATGAAAATTATATCGGCAAAGGATAAAAGGAATTTACGAAATTCGAAAGCGGAAGAAATTGATATCGAAATGAAAGTACTACAAAATATACACATgcccacaaagtctgcgttcacccgaaTAGCcttgttaaatttattaaaaacaaaataaaatattattatatgattaaattaaaatctttacaatttgttaattcactacattcccagcttttaagggcaaaaaaaaaaaaacaagattcctTACTTCACTTTTTAGATAACGGGAAAATAATTTGAGCAGGATGTAAATGTGGCACCAAAAAGTCTGCGGTCAgcctgtttattttaatgataccgttaattttaagatatttttcctcgtttatattaatttttgattgcgcattacttcgactgaatgttaacaaagcttagtttaacattttatttataactggagataattaaagaacatggaaggaaagggaaaagaaataaggaaaaagaaataagaaaaatccaAATCATTACTTTTGGTTCTTTCTTTCCACTGTTCTACCGAGAGCAAATTAATTGTGGGATTCCCCGTTTTAAAGTGCCAAACAATCGGAATAATGCCAGATGTTCGACTTCTTTTTTGATATCAAGGAGGTAACGGATTTGTAAATTAttgttactattttttaaatcttatttgAATACCCCGAAGTActtatagtccgggagccaggggtcgattttggactgcgtttttataccgttaaattcttgactagacttgtgatttagctttcatagCTGGCGCACCTGTGGGAGgatacgaaacgtgtcgaaaaaaaatttctaccaactcattttatacagGCTGAAATTTTGTTCacgtattgttgacatttagtagaataaaaaaaaatagtcagccgCGCGGTAGACGGGGGAaaacacgtcagctgaacaggtgaacttctaaaacaaaatttaaaagtaaaactactttatgccgattgaaatttttttagataatttaggacacatatgaaaatataataatgatggtcagctgcatTTATAGCGGTGGAAAAACCGTCAGCCGGAGCAAGAatgtataaggttgtcaaaaaagtcttgcggtatttttattgaattttcaattgttcataaaattggttataataatgcgatttaagtcaaatatgcgccgttttgttcgatgacgagttcccaacgagatgccaacttcataatgcccctcttatagaagctcgcttccctattgtcaaaaaactcggagagccaattttcacaggactctcttgtggacaacttccgactaccaagctcgttcgccatggacagaaataggtggtaatcacttggtgcaaaatccggactatacggtggatgcaaaagaacctcccatccgagctcccggagcttctggtgcgtcaccaaagatgtgtgtggcctggcgttgtcctgatggaagacaattcggcctatgttgatcaaagatggcctcttctgcatgagtgctgcattcaagcggtgcagttgttggcagtacaggtccgaattgagcgtttggccataggggagcagctcatagtggatgattccctgccaatcccaccaaacacacagaagaacctgcctggccgtcaatccaggcttggccaccgtctgggcagcttcaccgcttttcgaccacgaccgtttgcgcttcacgttgtcgtaagtgacccacttttcatcgccagtcaccatccacttcaaaaacgggtcgattttgttgcgattcgcatgcatccatacgggcaaaaatgtttttatgcgtcaagtcgtgtggcacccatacatcgagcttctttttcaatccaagcttcttcaaatggtttataacggtttgatgactcatgcccagctcttggccgatacTACGGCTGccactatgccggtctctttcaatcaattcagcgattttatcgcaattttcgacgacaggccttccggaccgtggcgcatcttcgatcacctctgcaccagaacgaaaacgttgaaaccatcgttgtgcggtggaaatggaaactgtatcgggtccataaactgcacaaattttattggcagcatgagatgcatttttgcctttatcgtagtagtactgtaaaatatgccgtattttctctttattttgctccatgtttgcgacgctataactcacgaacgactaaaagcaaaaaaaaattaatcaaacatgtgttagcacgtgaaaagagctttccaaaaagctctagcgtgaaccgatgcgacgaatacaactagaactacgcgcttgcaaagacaagcttgcggaaataccgcaagactttttggccaaccttatatcattgcgttcagctgacgtattttcccccctctacggcgcagctgactactttttgttacaatttttttttttacacgtttcgcagcatcccacgcacgtacccaccgctactggaccagctgacggttggaTTCGAAAttcattggatggcgtctgccttcagtattaaaatcattcggcatgaaatgatgaggtcaaaacaGCTCCCGGACTATTACGAATAACGCTTGATGCCAAACTCTGTTGGAAAGAGCACGTTAAACAAAACATGCGGAATTAACCACAATTAATACGGTCCTCTGCGATTTCTTTTCATGTACACCCCGATGCAAAGATGAggcacaaaatttttataaaagattttataaaatgttcaaGAGGAAACACGTTCGTTCATTTCAAAGGTAAGAATTCAAGTGATCatttatttttgacaaaaaattaactttcaaagaacattatacatatttaaaaaaacaattggctGATTGACATAATATTATCAAATACTTGTCATCTAAACACTGTTTAATTGACTCTTCAACCCTAACATATGTAACCAGGGCACTCCTATTATCGAAGATAGACTATGGCCTTCCCATTTATGGCAACTGTGcgaaaagcaacataaaactaCTTTACTCAGCTAACCACACGGCTGTAAGCAGAAGCCTCAGTGCTATGCCTAAATTACCAACAAAATTCATACTGACGGAAGCAGGCCTCCCAGCAATTCAAGAGAGATTCACgatgaattcaaaaaaaacttatacCTAAACTATTTCTTTGCTATTACAATAACGCTTTATATGAAGCACTGGTAGGTGAGCTTCAAAGAAGTAAGACTTCACATCGCAAATCGACGATTGCACTGTGCATCGATTACGCCAGAGAGATTGATATCACTCACGCTTCACTTCACCAAAATGCACTGTTTCCGCCATGGTTGATGAAAGAATCtagttttatattaaacttagcGAAATATGGTAAAAATCACACCAACGCCACTGTTTACCAACGTCTTTTTGCAGAAGTCACAAATCCTCGGCTTCCCGAatggagcttaattttcactgatgAATCAAAAACTGATACAAATAGGCTCCGGGCGGACAACGTTTTTTGCTGCTCCCCTCATTGATATCATGAAAGAACTTTTATTGAGAATTTCGTGTATTATAATGTGGCATCTAATCAGGGATTACCACTTCAATAACCCTTATAaatctttaaacaaatttcaagttGCGCgctattacaataaaatttactttccaATTTAAGCTTCGAAGGTTCACCCGTACAagcagattttagaaaatgttattttaGAGTAGGCAGCAGGCGAAGTGGAATTGGCGACTGTGTCAAATTGCATTCCATTATTTCCATTGGTTTCACACTTAGTGCTAGTGATAGTTATGGTTGTATTTTGTGAATAACTGAGAATGAATTCGGGAAGCCGTTCAGCGCATAATACTGCATATGTGGAATCAGTACCACATTTCAACATCAAAGCCAAAGTCCCGACGCCATTTAACTTATTGacattaaaaaggccataaaagaAGTGATGACGCAGCTTAAGAATTTACTACTTCAGTGCCTAATTGCCCGAAGACCCGTATTGACGTTGATTGAAATCGCAGCTAAACACTgatacataaaaatatgaaaacgtaTATTGTACCTTATTTGACGGACAGTGTTGCCTTCGCCAAGTTGCCGTTGGCCCTTTCGCATATCAAACCTGTCGAAATCAGATAGCCACCCCGCCAGCAAAAGCACCAAAAACAATCGATTGCATTCCAGCACACAGCAGTACGAGTAAGGGGTGTTGTCTCAGGCAGATCGAGTGCGTTGAATGTAACGGTGCTTTAAATACTCGTAAAGCGTTGAATTGAATTGCTTAGAGCTGCTTTCATGCAGGAGCTCGAAGTTCGGATGTATCCTAAATGGcgacaatttataaaaaaaacatactcATCTTTCTCGGCGGATAATAATTGCAacttttcaactgttttctatactTTATAACCAGTTTTTATATACAGTTGCGTCCAAAAAAAACCCAAAGTATaaaacttctttatttttttttaatatgtcttactaataattaaaaaaaatactttcaccgagacatttttttttttctcaacgcTTTACTAGTTCATGCAGTAAAGGATTAAGAGGATCTCATAAATATCGCATTTTCTGGGGtcagatttttttgaaaaagtattcaaaaaattcatttaacagGGCGTAAAGCATAAGCATTTTGAATCTAAATACAAACGcacttcgaatttttttttacagccgGATGATTATTTATAAGTCGGTGGTTGTAACTGTAAGTCATTCAAGTCGTTTATAGCTGGAATACTCGTCCCACCCAACAGATTGTGGTAAATAGGTATATCTTCTGAAGAACATCCCGTCGAAGTTCTGCTTCAGTTCAAAATCAGCCAGTTCAGTCAATTTCACGccgtgttaaaaaaaatggccaTCTTACAGTTCACATTgcgataatttttaaattaatctcTTGGCTTACGGTCTTACAAGATGAAATTTGCAACAAAAGTGAAGCCTTCTGGTTATTTGGGGTGCCGTAATTTTGCCGATTGAGCTTTGCAAAAGATATAGAAAGTCGCTGTTGAAAAGTCCTAtgcatattttcttaaaaattttcacaaatgttacagatatttaaagttttacaaATGTAAAGCCTTCGAGCAGCCAATAACGCACATCGCATCGCAGGAATGTGCGATTTCCCTAAAGTACAGCCATTCGTCCATGGATTGCTTAGCAaatatacacctgtgttcacagtAATAGTGGCGCGAcacattgcaaaatttttgctatttatttatttttattcaatttatttcttattttttataaaaatattaatagccgaaggccatagtagccagtgctttagctctttaagtggaataattatttataattgttactctcttataataataaataaataaattaaataaataaaaatatggttcataacctaaaaaaaatctaaaaaaaataaaagaatgttcgtcaaaatttgaaattttttcatccgcccccattgaattttaacaataaaatgcaagtttgaagaGGCTCCAAAATTGCGTggtttgaaacaaattttaatttttttttatgccggCTGTCTTTGCAGTTTGGAGGATTCATGGAAAAAGGCATAATACCGGCAacaaaaaagtatcaaaaatcaatgcaaatttTGAGCCGCTTTAAGctgaaagtttattttaaatattatataaagttcgaaatgttaatatttttattgtagcttaaactaaatacatatctatatatataaaagaaagtcatgttagttacactatttataactcgagaaccgatttggctgaaaattggtggagaggtagcttagaatcaggagacggacataggatactttttatcccattcgaacgcgtttccgtgaagccactataaaatgtggtataacaaaaacgcatctgatatggaataacatAACGCAAATGagacagctaaacgtaattttgtctatggttaagtagaaaatttgctaatataaattttgtcagaattatataatcacagtaatttgtattctctttgaattaTCATTACCAAAGCCGCGACCAAGACGAAATAGACAAAACTTTCCCaacaaagccgtaatgcaagaaggatacgaaacattgcgaatgaaacgactgaagaagcacaaggaattgcccgtgaagagcgccgcgttagtatggctcgacttcgtgcttctcaatcacaagagcaaagcgaggcagcccgtgaaatggctcggttggcaatgcgaaatcgtcgagcaaataacagagatcaacaattagatcattttcgacgcacaagaagagaattatcaagtgctgatttgaatcgagcagcgtttcgatatgattgcaaaactgattactgcttgcatcctagcgtttgcattgggccaatgaacgttgtttgcgagtattgtggcccattgaagttttccggagaaacgcccggattttgCTGCCTTGGTGGAAGAATGAAACATAAGaccaccaaaactttgcaacggtacgcgtttggtggtaaataaattgatgaacaatgtgatttacgcgacgatactcaaaggagaattcgaaggtgaagaagttctcattccgaggatcccgatgatcccaCCCGATCTTCCGTTCAagtttaaaagacttcaatttccgatccgtcttgaccattaacaaatcacaaggccaatccttgaaagtttaTAGTCTGAgtctagaaaatcaatgtttcttaCATAGTCCATcatatgtggcatgttcacggggcggaaaaccatctgcgttgtttgttcttgcacctgataataaaacaaaaaatgtcgtgtatcacaaggtgcttaactgaagagtgcaatctactaaaacttcattgaaatacttgattaataaaaaaattaacttaataaaatcaaaaatctgttttttattgTCTCTACGGCGAAACAAAGATCGCCGAGTCAGCtagttgtttataaaaaaaagtaaaacctcTGCTATACGTTGCGCTGCTATTACTGGAAACACAGGTGTACTATGtattaaaatacttttgaatGTTCAACAAACAATTgcaattgtttcgaaatttttgtttctctaagacaaaatcaaaatcatgtaaatttatatttgtaatttttatatatatatatattatgagtttttgc
The sequence above is drawn from the Anastrepha obliqua isolate idAnaObli1 chromosome 4, idAnaObli1_1.0, whole genome shotgun sequence genome and encodes:
- the LOC129245130 gene encoding uncharacterized protein LOC129245130 translates to MQFLRKCPANLLKRINCYSTANIEVQGHDYQKESFPPKYVKLLPPSKYGGEYLVTLLTGSSIIGQQGANFIRHLFEVAKVPVAFERISIGPDQTTYPNEYLQSVRRNRHALFIDLQHDPDEKHKQLLLNIDLDLYVGIIQVNSIEGYRCRHPNVNITVIMQNNAENFSKLEYGPVPGMVETLKITQKKYIERYFNFVFHYAMENCHQKVTFGHQAGEFPLSDGMYNRTALKMYEQLKPQFEFELMPIHDLVRNIVMKPRCFDVICTSDRYGTFVASIASAVCGGASLFSSTERGDHHAVFKPLQTRLSITDSLILSPYGIVRSSIDLLRYLGETDCANGLYEELMNTMTCRDIKTKEFGGTDTGEYVICDIVNRLKCKTY